The genomic DNA aaagcggaggcgaggtatattgaaatcacacacgctaatctcgatttattcactgaacaattcgagTCTTTAGGTctactggaactactgtaggtaaaatggaacgtgtcatttcaaaatttaactgttttggttcaagagtgacatatccggtaattaaaataactgacctaaaaatttgcatactaggaagattcattccattccatatttttacgcaacaagtttccttaattcactttctgaacatacctgcaaaacaaacaaacaaaagtatccccctttatataagtatacgctggttggattttcctcgaagccctcaaacgaccatcgaaccagtcgaacgctttgtgaccttcgcgagttgtgccgtgattgtgtcgtcagagctgtcacgcaagaggttaggacaaagcacacagaccaatggcttcgtgcggttattctgagtttgttgggggaatttgtggcgcaagttctgataatccagcaaacgttcaatgcgtaacaatagcaaaatgtgataaggacaccaaggcacacttgagaagttataaagtgttggattcttctctggatacagaggctaggcttttgctcgcacgtgcaggtcagctttaactgaaatcacttaaattaagatattgagcagaaaatcactttgcgaaatctgcagatactacctattacagacttaatgtcaaaagcagaataccctcccacaagaaatggatcctaaaaacactgctgccgcagtatcgcagtcgtgttgttggatacacctcgttctttaatccatgaggcaagcactgcggcactagccagtccactcagctcaatttaaacttaagtcgactaaggcactgcggcagcagccattctactcaattcactctatccgacGTGAACCGCGCGAAACCAACTTTCGTTCACTTCGGCACTGCGGCTAGCGGTAACGCATCTTTCAGGCATTTTTTTCGCATCAACTCTCAAATCCTGTCTGACCACGTGTTCCTGAATCTACGTCATTACTCGAGAGAAGACCTCAGCAAGTGGtatgccaaaatggcgggcaaTTTGCATGCTACTTAAAAAGTCGTAGAAAATTCGGCTCTCGTTTGAATGGAAAATCCTTTCgctaaactttatttttcaatatggactttcaaaagggaatttttttcttttttacgttatgggcactttaactgcaatgttatgataccatatgaaacaccaataaatgcttaaccagatgcactcattaatgtgacgtaataggttaccatggaaacaaatgAGCCACCAAAATACACGCTATATGTTATCTTTAAACGCGTATTTCGCAAAAAACGAACTCCGTGAATCCCATTTTTTAATGCTGGAGAGTAATTGGCACgctaagacaaaactcattgcaaagtttaagaaaataggccatttccgagatcatgCCTGTTTCCTCTTCAAACCTGTTCTAAGTGCAACGGTTaacctcgtacccagatctcactctttctctggaaatgtgagatctggtaaagttcgacagtacaccatttttcattggctactaaaaaaaggttgcggcattgcaatctacgctccgattggcttatttcgcggggcacttagtgaagtttggttttcgcaagctcatgtgctgttttgaataaatgccagttgtgcgggggaaagttcttttttttccgacgcaggaaaagctttacagttgaggaaaatcatttaaaaaatttgcaacgtttgtgtaaatgataccgacgaaagccccacgtaccctgccactcgaataaagttctgcgtagcttctTGCTAAGAGGTACTTCAAGtttaagtatgtaatttattcaaaacagtatttatcGTTCTTAAAGcatgactcgcgaattaagtagtgatcaattgtgaattttacgattagattaactacatttttcacgagatcgttttcagaaaatagcgctcgttgcagtgattatgtctaagcactctttaacattttcgctctcaatttacggtttggtcaactacacttttcacgagattgtgtgaagagaacagcactcgtttactgattaattagcctaagcgttcgtttcagttattctgcagttgctccgacaattaaacaatctcgaccgttcaaaaacaatcgcctgtagcccttctttctgtttcggcttaagtttaaggtttccttgtcctctacccaaaataacctcttcaagaatactctcgaaatccatgtttattccgcaaattaacccaaaatcacaacagagagtacgaacatgcgcagtgatagaaaagcccgtatttcgggcctcgctagcactgagcatgcttgaaatcgaactttaccagatctcccttcggtatgaccgtgggagatcttgGTACGAGATTAGTGCGAAGttcttgttatgaaaattagttttcattcatctgtaaagtagaactgattaccatcacaaaaacttcgcacttagactcgctttgaagaggaggcagacattaaagctgaaatggcctattatctgcagcagattcatagccaccttcacaattggaaattttaaggtggttctgaatcctctccagattttttttaaactttgcagagttcatcttagcctgctaatcgcttttaagcaataaaaaatgggggtcaccttagttcgtttttgagatactaagtgctttaacataaaatatagggcgtttttagatgttcttttgttgccatggtaatttattacgtcacagtaacatgtgcatcttgttaagcaattatcggccagtgtttcatgtggtaccataacattgccgttaactGAAGCATTGTTAAAGAGTTTGTCTGTCTAATGAGACATTCcctcaaaaatggttgaaactgatttgagccaccttaacacaCACGCGCTAGTTTCTGGATAGTGTATACATCAGTGTTTTTGATACATACAACGGAATTAGCATGGTTCTGGTCAATAGAATTCTCTAAAACCCCGCAGACCACCACACCATGTATGTCTTGTTGGTTGGAAAATTAGCCAGGATTTATTGTTCATTAAAGCtcacccttatgggtttctgatattatacattataataaagtttctatataacgcgcgctctcattggtttaaacagcgtgctttatgagagtacaaagcacggaacaaacgaaagctcacgccatcatccgcagaaatggcagatgaatttccgaatttttccttgcctattgaagctgtcagttaaaggcttgctcagatattctgtcaagtgctttggatggaagacctcagccgttgcccggtccagcagttctttcaagctcagaaagtcctcacgctggagttcttcatttaaaaaattcccaacaggttttcagattccagccacaagcaatgaacagtttgttttccaattgtcatgtcggaaacgtgcatgGTTTTCATGGTTAATCCGCGCTCCCCTTTCACTaccatgtgtgatgcccattcatgtgggcaggcgcgatttttcttattacatctccatcggattccaaatcgatcacGATGCCGTAGGCAAATCGTCGTACCCAAAATGATAtcgtatatctcaaaaacacctttgaaagcaattaataagtctcgtacaacgatacatgatTCAGATGATTACATACTCTtacatatcttgcttactcgattttcgcaattggagcgattgctgaatacccgtccacaaaggagcgtttacgtttgcgacgctagccgcagtgccgaagtgccgatagagtgaattgagtagGTGCCGCAGTGCCATAGTAGACTGGCTAGTGCCGCGGTCCTTGCCTCATACACGACTGCggcactgcggcagcagtgtttttagggtccatttcttgtgggcgggtattctgcttttgacattaagtctgtaataggtagtatctgcagatttcgcaaagtgattttctgctcaatatcttaatttaagtgatttcagttaaagctgacctgcacgtgcgagcaaaagcctagcctctgtatccagagaagaatccaacactttataacttctcaagtgtgccttggtgtccttatcacattttgctattgttacgcaatgaacgtttgctggattatcagaacttgggccacaaattcccccaacaaactcagaataaccgcACGAAGCCATTGGTCTGTGAGCTTTGTCCTAacctcttgcgtgacagctctgacgacacaatcacggcacaactcgcgaaggtcacaaagcgttcgactggttcgatggtcgtttgagggcttcgaggaaaatccaaccagcgtatacttatataaagggggatacttttgtttgtttgttttgcaggtatgttcagaaagtgaattaaggaaacttgtttgcgtaaaaatatggaatagAATGAATCTtcctagtatgcaaatttttaggtcagttattttaattaccggatatgtcactcttgaaccaaaacagttaaattttgaaatgacACGTTCCGttttacctacagtagttccagtagACCTAAAGActcgaattgttcagtgaataaatcgagattagcgtgtgtgatttcaatatacctcgcctccgctttggtggtcaaaggtcgacttttgttgacaaacagcatgttgaaattggcctcaaaaatcctccgtttcatttacccaaaaattttattgaatttaattgcagcagaaacattgcttattccaaTGAATATCGtcccgtttgagaaagccatgtaccaggatgcttttttgacagtcgaatttcgtacaaatttggcactctgtaatcaatgtaaaaaaggttaagttttaaaatttggtcaaaaattccagatttggtatattgtaccgttaacagcgctaaagggtgaaGGAATTACTCTagttgtgccatgttgttttgaatttcaagttactcattggttatttcaaaaatagcgattcaaaCGAGCAACATTTTGGcgtcgttttcactcgctcacaaggcccCGTACCGAAAACGTtgccgtccaggtaaaataattatcgaaacaaactaaaacatatttttctaaaaatggttttggtagtactttattgtgacaaagtttggcaattttcgatttttttatcttgcacggtcttaggtgaaaattgctgagaggcgctcttaacAATCTTTAATTGGTTTCAAACTCTAACTTTTGGTATCCAAGCGAAAGATGATTCGCTTTAAAACTCAATGTTAATTACCTCAGTAACCTCATATGAAACTTTTTTCATATCTTCACAACGGTAACTTAAtatgaaattcattttatatCTTAAGAACAATACATGTAACTTCATATGCAACTGAAAACAAATCTTGGCCAGCAGAATACTGACAATGGCATGGaaccttttcaaaagaaaaactcaGCTTTTCGCAACAGGAAGGACATTCGACTAATTAAGGAAAATTGTGTTCAGTGTCATGCTGTTAGTTCTATAAGACAGTTATCAGCATACGCCTCTATTTTGACTCTTGCGTACAACCAGCCCGAAAGAACTTCCATCCACATGCGAAAAAACTCATGAATAACACGCGATAGACAGAACTGATACATTGATGCTAACATTACTAAGCAAACCGCTTGTTGATACAGTAACATATCTAAATAGACTCCGATTACCTGTAATGTAAACAATAAATTCAAGAGCAAATTTAACAGACGTTCCTTTTTGTCGTCGTAATAAAAGGGCACAAACCAGAAGGCTCTGTTATTTAAATCCCATGTAAAATATCGTTCATGTTTTGCTCTTCCGCCTTCCGGTTGATAATTTTTAGGAGTCGAACGTGGACAGGTATTTCCTTGTAAATTTTGACCGGCCTCCCGTACTTTTCCTATTAGAACAGCCTTCTTGTCACTTGCTTTGTATGTGACGTTCAGCTCATCAAGGACCTCTCGTAAGAGACGTACTGTCATGTCCTCTGGCTCCCCTTTTTTGAGTCTCTCTTTTTCCTCTGCCCTAGCTTTTTCTTCCTGGAGCATCCTTTCTTGTTCGGCTTTCTCCAGTTGTGGCAGTATTTTTTCTAAAGCTTCCCCATCAACAGTAAGAGGCCAGGCTCTTGTTTTTGCATCAGGGACAGGGAACGACATTAAGTAAGCTTGACATTCTGCCCACATAATATCAGTTGTTTTTTCTAAAAGCAACTTTGTATCTTCCATTTTTTGGAACGAAAGTACTCGGAAGCAAACAGATATCTTCTCCGTCgattgttttttctctttcttccatTCAAACACTGGGACTGCAGATTTTGCTGAGGTCTTGCGCACAAAGCGCAAAACTTCTCCACACCTTAAGCCAACGCGTGGCATCCAAAATGCTGCAATGTCGTTGAAGTATAGTCCGTTCTCAGTTTTATCTGGTGATACAAGGCTTTCCACCTTCTCGTAAAAATCGCTTCTCGCAACCGCCATCCACCTTGCCATGCGAGAGGTAGACGGGGAGTAAACCTTGCCTTGTTGAAGCGACAGAAATTGAGCAATATGGTAAAACTCCCCTTCATACTCGACATAATTCGGTGGTACGGAAAACGTGTTTTCAAATGATGACCCTGAGTGGTGGGCTGATCTTCTTGGTCTTTTCGCTTCGCTTGGGGCTCCTTCTTCCTCTGCTGTGATTATTGTGGGGTCTGAACCTGAAACAGTAATGCGGTCTTTAAAACGGTCGTGATGGCTGATTCTGTGGTGAGACTGGCAAACAAATGCATAATTGTCTCTTTCCAATTCTGTTGCGAATTTCAAACCAAGACATGATTCGTGGAACCAGTTATCACATTCAGGAAATTCACAACCGATCCACTGGGTAATAGTTGGTGCTCTGTAATTAGGATCAAATTAATTAGGATAACTCGACACTGCCACGGATTTCTTACAATCGAAGGTTCCTGATGGGCCTGCGACCGTGTTCTGTTAAACCGTCTCTGTCTACTCTGAAGTCATTAAAGAGTTTTGGAATACTGAAGTTCCGGGGCAAGAGAGCTGGTCGCAGGAAAATAAGAACATTGATCTCTGATAGATCTACTTCAGTGAGTCCCGCTTCGCTGCGTTCGAATGTCAACAGATGCAATTTGATTACCATCCCGTTGCAAACACAATCGAATGACTGTGCTCAAAAACGTCAACAAGCGCTTTCTAACTTTGCTCTTATTAACTCAAGATCTATCAGGAATAGGACTCTTTTACTGAATGATTACGTTTCTGAGCACAATATTGACATTCTGGCAATTACCGAGACTTGGCTTCACGGTGATAATTTCGATTCTTATTTCTGTCGTGATATTTGTCCCGAAGGATTTTCATTCAGTCATGTCCCCAGGTCATCCTCTGAAGGTGGCGGAGTTGGTTTGCTGGTCAGGAGACAATTCAAAGTTACGAAAATACCGTTTGCTGATTTCAGGAGCTTTGAGgcttttcaagttcttttgAAGTCCACTGGCAATCTTAACTTGAGGCTTGTCAACATCTATCGCCCTCCTCCGTCTCCAGCAAACGGCCTCAGCATTCCTTTGTTCCTTGAGGAATTTAGAACTTTCTTGGAACAGTGTATTTTGACTCCCGAGCCTCTTATGCTTGTTGgagattttaattttcatattGACAGACAAACTGATTGTGATGCCAAGCGTTTCGTTTCTATCCTGGATTCTTTCGACCTTGTACAACACGTGGCTGGTCCCACACATCGTGACGGACACACCCTTGACTTGGTTATCACCAGGGCGAGTGAGAAAGAGCTAGTCTCTAACTGTTGTGTTGGACAGAGAATTTCAGACCATTTTGCTGTTCACTGCAACCTCGCTCTTGTGAAGCCTTCTCTGGAAAGGAAAGTCATCTCCTATCGAAAGACTCGGTCGATTGATTTTGATAAGTTCCGCCAGGATCTAGCTAACTCCAGTCTTCTATCTGACTCGTCTGATCATGCTGACTTGGATGCACTGGTTGGTGCTTTTAATGACACTCTGTCACATCTTGTTGATTCTCATGCTCCACTGAAGACCAGGACCATCACCACTCGCTCTCACTCCCCATGGTACACGGATGAGATTGCCACAGAAAAGCGCAAAAGAAGATCTTTAGAGCGTCGCTGGCGATCATCACGCCTTTCTAGTGACTATGAGAATTATGTGACTCAGTGTAATGTTGTAAATAACATGCTTAGGGCTGCTAAAGTCTCCTACTATGGCAGCATTATTGAGTGTTCTAAGCATGACCAGCGAGTCCTGTTTCAGACTGTTGAGAAGCTTCTCCATACGAAGCCCAAGCCTCATTATCCTACATCTTGTTCAGACGCTGACTTGGCTAATAAGTTTGCTGATTTCTTTACTGAGAAGATTGTGCGCATACAGAATTCATTGTACAGTCCTACAAGCACACCTGGACAGCTTCTTGATGTCTCGCCTCCACCAGACTGTGTTCTGTCGTGCTTTGAGACTGTCACCGAAGATCATGTTGCTAGTCTGATTACGAGCTCTGCTATTAAGTGCTGTCCACTGGACCCTGCTCCTGCCGTCATCTTTAAGGAGTGCGTCTCTGTAATTCTACCCGTGATCACCAAGATAGTTAACCTTTCTATCAACTCTTGTGTAGTACCTGACTGTTTTAAGGTAGCTATGTTGAACCCATTGCTTAAGAAAATGGGATTGgatttccagatttttgcgaATTTTAGACCAATctcaaatttgatgtttttgcaAAGCTCTCTGAGAGAGTTGTTGCTGTGCAGCTGATTAATTATGTCATGACAAACGATCAGTCGGCCTATAAGCAGCTGCACAGTACTGAGACGGCTCTACTCAGGGTGCATAATGACATTTTGTTAGCACTGGACAATCACCAGTCAGTCATTTTGCTACTTTTAGATTTATCGGCagcttttgatactgtcgacCACAAGATTTTATTGAATAGGCTTTCTACTCGTTTTGGTATCTTAGGGGCTGCACTCTCTTGGTTTTCATCGTATCTCAGCAATAGATATCAGTTTGTTAACATCAGAGGTCAATGGTCTTCTAATCGTCCCCTCGAATGTGGAGTGCCCCAGGGTTCAGTACTCGGCCCTATACTTTACTTGCTTTACACTGCGCCGCTTGGTGATATCGTCAGGAAGTACAACATGGGTTTCCatttctatgctgatgatacccaGTTGTACTTGTCTTTCGATTCCTAGACACATTTAAAAGGAGCTCAAGACCCttctttttagacaagctttttatcgttttttgtaactttttatttattttcaaaattgtaaagcgccataGAGCTTTTAGGATATGGCGCTCTAAAAAtctatattattatttattattattatcaatatatttGCACCTTCCCTCGTGAAAAAAGTGACAGTGTTTTGGATGATCATCATCCACTTCCTCGTCGTTTACGTTTGTTTTCGCAAGTTGAGCAGACGATGCTGCAATGTCGGAAAGGGCAATAGAGTAGCATTCTTCGCTTGTTTCCGCACTTGAACATAGAAGGTCGCTATGGAATTCAAGCAATTCATCAACCGTAACGGCGTCTGTCTCATCAGGTTCGAATCGTATATCTGCTAAGGTAGACTCCATCCCTGGGTTGAGATACACGATATCGCCGTTGCTCTCTTTTCTAACAATATTGCTGGCAGTAAGCAGCGGCAGCATGCCTAACTGCTCAactgttttaattatttctttttctgcCTCTCTAATTCCACTCAAAATTTCCTCTTCGACGAATATTGGCCAGGAATTTACTCCGACATTTGGGATATGGTGTTTTTTAAGCTCCTCCAGTTTTAAAATTCGGCTGCAAATATCAAGCAAGTCAAGCATGCACaggtttgtttttcctttgcagAATTCTCTACATCGAGAAAACAGTCTTTCGCAGCTGTCGGAACCAAACGTTGAAGGGTGAAAAGGCTGATCGGGGAAA from Montipora capricornis isolate CH-2021 chromosome 2, ASM3666992v2, whole genome shotgun sequence includes the following:
- the LOC138037145 gene encoding uncharacterized protein, whose product is MGLRPCSVKPSLSTLKSLKSFGILKFRGKRAGRRKIRTLISDRSTSVSPASLRSNVNRCNLITIPLQTQSNDCAQKRQQALSNFALINSRSIRNRTLLLNDYVSEHNIDILAITETWLHGDNFDSYFCRDICPEGFSFSHVPRSSSEGGGVGLLVRRQFKVTKIPFADFRSFEAFQVLLKSTGNLNLRLVNIYRPPPSPANGLSIPLFLEEFRTFLEQCILTPEPLMLVGDFNFHIDRQTDCDAKRFVSILDSFDLVQHVAGPTHRDGHTLDLVITRASEKELVSNCCVGQRISDHFAVHCNLALVKPSLERKVISYRKTRSIDFDKFRQDLANSSLLSDSSDHADLDALVGAFNDTLSHLVDSHAPLKTRTITTRSHSPWYTDEIATEKRKRRSLERRWRSSRLSSDYENYVTQCNVVNNMLRAAKVSYYGSIIECSKHDQRVLFQTVEKLLHTKPKPHYPTSCSDADLANKFADFFTEKIVRIQNSLYSPTSTPGQLLDVSPPPDCVLSCFETVTEDHVASLITSSAIKCCPLDPAPAVIFKECVSVILPVITKIVNLSINSCVVPDCFKVAMLNPLLKKMGLDFQIFANFRPISNLMFLQSSLRELLLCS